In Gracilimonas sp., a single window of DNA contains:
- a CDS encoding NADH-quinone oxidoreductase subunit J, with product MIVYLFIMLAVLAIGSALAMVINKNVVNSALFLVLNMVSLAGIFLILNAQFLAVIQILVYAGAIMVLFLFVIMLLNVEDEEQLFDKFRVKYFLIFFLAVGVIGQIFYSLAGVADFLPAISEEMVAIGTVEAVGDVLFTEYLLPFEMTGILLTAAVVGALMIAQHKIKRIEEI from the coding sequence ATGATTGTTTATTTATTCATCATGTTAGCAGTGTTAGCCATAGGGTCGGCCTTGGCTATGGTTATAAACAAAAACGTAGTAAACAGCGCCTTGTTCCTTGTACTGAATATGGTTTCGCTGGCCGGAATATTTCTAATATTAAATGCTCAGTTTTTAGCAGTAATACAAATTCTGGTTTATGCCGGGGCCATCATGGTACTTTTCCTGTTCGTAATCATGTTGCTGAATGTGGAAGACGAAGAACAGTTATTTGATAAATTCAGAGTGAAATATTTTCTGATTTTCTTTTTGGCTGTAGGCGTAATAGGGCAGATTTTTTACAGCCTCGCAGGTGTGGCAGACTTCCTTCCCGCAATTTCAGAAGAAATGGTGGCTATCGGTACGGTAGAAGCTGTCGGTGATGTGTTATTTACGGAATACCTGCTGCCATTTGAGATGACCGGAATCCTGCTAACGGCTGCCGTTGTGGGAGCATTAATGATTGCTCAGCATAAAATTAAAAGAATAGAAGAGATTTAA
- the nuoK gene encoding NADH-quinone oxidoreductase subunit NuoK produces MIGIDWFLGLSAIMFTIGIVGVLIRRNAIVIFMCVELMLNAVNLSLVSFASFHGNIDGIILVFFALAVAAAEAVVGLAIIIAIFRNNLTVDVSKINLLRW; encoded by the coding sequence ATGATAGGAATCGATTGGTTTTTAGGGCTCAGTGCTATCATGTTTACCATTGGAATTGTGGGGGTTTTAATTCGCCGCAACGCCATTGTAATTTTTATGTGTGTTGAGCTAATGTTGAATGCAGTGAATTTATCACTGGTTTCTTTCGCCAGTTTTCACGGGAATATTGACGGAATTATTTTAGTATTTTTTGCCCTTGCAGTTGCCGCAGCAGAAGCTGTGGTTGGCCTGGCTATTATCATAGCCATTTTTAGAAATAACCTGACAGTGGATGTAAGTAAGATTAATTTACTGCGCTGGTAA
- a CDS encoding undecaprenyl-diphosphate phosphatase — protein MDVLQSFLLGIIQGLTEFLPISSSGHLVLGKQILGVEVETGITFEVIVHFGTLCSILIYYRKIIWDLLVSAFGFLKSPSARKEDPKVKLIGFIFVSMIPAMIVGFTLKDQVEAIFSDPLVVSVMLLVTGLILFTTRFIGNTTKDVNLSNSFLIGVAQSFAMIPGISRSGSTISAALWMGVKREEAANFSFLMLIPVIAGAMLLEVKELVEIGVSDAALTNLVIGFLAAFISGYYALKYLIIILKRKGFHYFAYYCWLIGGIGLVYYLI, from the coding sequence ATGGACGTTTTACAATCTTTTTTATTAGGAATCATTCAAGGACTAACTGAATTTCTCCCTATTAGCAGTTCAGGACACCTCGTACTTGGAAAGCAAATTTTAGGGGTAGAAGTAGAAACAGGCATTACTTTTGAGGTGATTGTCCATTTTGGAACCCTCTGCAGTATTCTCATTTACTACCGTAAAATTATTTGGGACTTGCTGGTTTCTGCATTTGGCTTTTTAAAAAGTCCTTCTGCTCGAAAAGAAGATCCGAAAGTTAAATTGATCGGTTTTATTTTTGTAAGCATGATTCCCGCCATGATCGTCGGTTTCACGTTGAAAGATCAAGTAGAAGCTATTTTTTCGGATCCTTTAGTGGTATCTGTTATGTTGCTGGTAACCGGCCTTATTCTTTTTACGACCCGATTTATTGGGAATACTACGAAAGATGTAAATTTATCCAACAGTTTTCTCATAGGAGTTGCGCAGTCTTTTGCCATGATCCCGGGTATAAGTCGCTCCGGTTCTACAATTTCAGCGGCACTTTGGATGGGCGTGAAAAGGGAAGAAGCCGCGAATTTTTCTTTTCTGATGCTAATCCCCGTAATAGCGGGAGCTATGCTTCTGGAAGTAAAAGAATTAGTGGAAATAGGGGTTTCTGACGCAGCGCTTACTAATCTCGTTATTGGATTTCTGGCAGCCTTTATTTCAGGCTACTATGCTCTCAAATACTTAATTATTATCCTTAAGAGAAAAGGATTCCATTACTTTGCCTACTATTGTTGGTTGATTGGCGGGATAGGGCTGGTATATTATTTGATATAA